One Intestinimonas butyriciproducens genomic window, CGAGGTCTATGGCTTGGACGGCTTCTTCGGCCACGATATTGAAGAGTACGCCGAAATGGGTATCCGCATCCCCGCCGATCCGGACGGCGTGTGCAACAAGGTCTTTCAGGAGACGGGCGTGGTATCTATGATCGTGGACGCCAATGCCCTGGCCCAGGAGATCTTGGGAAAATGCGACGCCCTGCGGGATTGGCCGGATGAAACGCTCTCCCGCCTCATCGGCGACAACCCGGCCGGCCAGGTCCGCCAGCTCACCCCCTTCATCCTCATCCGTGAGGTCCCCCAGGAAGAGGCCGCCGAGCTGGAAGCCAGGGCCCAGGCGGAGATCGCCGCCCGCGGCGAAGGGGCGCTCTGATCGTCTCCCGCAGCTTGGCCCGGACGTGGTCTCCGCCCCGTCCGGGCCTTTTCGTGCGCGGATATTTTCCCCTTGACAAGACGGGAGCTGCGATATATATTAAACATACCAACGGTATGTATATAAAGGAGGGGCCCCCATGGCCCGCAACAAATACCCGGAGGAGACGGTAAAAAAAATCCTGGATGTCTCCCATCAATTGTTTCGGGAAAAAGGCTACGACCACACCACCATTCAGGACATCACCGATGCCCTGGGCATGTCAAAGGGCGCGGTGTACCACCATTTTAAGTCCAAGGAGGACATCCTGGACAAGCTGACCGACCGGTACTATGACGAGATGGGCTGGTTTCGGGGCATCCGGCTAGACAGTTCCCTCACAGGACTGGAGAAGGTCCGGCAGGTTCTGCTCCGCCTGCTCTCCGATCCCGGTAAGCTGGATCTGGATCGGCTCACCAGCTCCACCACCATGGACCCAAAGCTGCTGACCCTGACGCTGCGCGCCTCTGTAGCGGACTCCGGCCCCTTTTTGGAGGCTCTGATCCGGGAGGGTATTGCCGATGGCTCCATCGCCGTGGCCCAGCCCAAGGAGTTC contains:
- a CDS encoding TetR/AcrR family transcriptional regulator, producing MARNKYPEETVKKILDVSHQLFREKGYDHTTIQDITDALGMSKGAVYHHFKSKEDILDKLTDRYYDEMGWFRGIRLDSSLTGLEKVRQVLLRLLSDPGKLDLDRLTSSTTMDPKLLTLTLRASVADSGPFLEALIREGIADGSIAVAQPKEFSEAFMILMNLWVGVFSSTREDFMSKMHFLKDLTDHMGLPVLDDHLLSVCQVYYERILALSSQPPPPEVGMPSASGSALPAQGGAHRPGP